A section of the Triticum dicoccoides isolate Atlit2015 ecotype Zavitan chromosome 7A, WEW_v2.0, whole genome shotgun sequence genome encodes:
- the LOC119330143 gene encoding uncharacterized protein LOC119330143 yields the protein MLFLFTKYLSRGSKNAAAGDADRRQRQRQKQKQREMPAASASNGAADREHGCMPGCVPVRAKRTATVTTVTTTSSRTSRHNFVRSAASGLFPGAPVFTNHESLPPLPEAYSEFASAFPQYGGLAGSADAIRDGEYRHLDRHVCLDYNGMNLFSHAQMNSSLPSTSAPAEPSAWQPPFFDIAYRSASLRSQVQQCGDGTAAQSAAGGISGAVTRRIMASLKIPEDEYTMVCTANRTTAFRLLAESYSFTPGGGRKKLLSVYDYESEAVGAMAQCARSRGAEVMNASFAWPSMRVHAADLRKKLLRGRRRQRGRGLFVFPLVSRMTGARYPYLWMSAAAEQGWHVALDACALGAKDLDTLGLSLLRPDFIVCNFFKVFGENPSGFAGLFVKKASLGALERSAVARSIGIVNIVPARRWSLRDDYSTDLEHSLTFPKAGDPPTADDVDTTCSFSGPLSATATGRRTDEAENGDTPEICEVDRRPSEAEEDSRPWPPPGAAEAEEERMLEVECRGLDHADALGLIAIGNRLRCISNWLVVAMQKLRHPHPEHGGGKQLVRVYGPRVKFERGPSLAFNVYDWKGEKVAPALVQKLADRQAISLTCGFLRNIWFADKYEADRSAVLEQASDGGGEVGIHVVNASLGFLSNFEDAYKLWAFVAKFLDADFVEKERWRYTALNQKTVEV from the coding sequence ATGCTCTTCCTCTTCACAAAGTACTTATCCAGGGGCAGCAAGAACGCGGCAGCCGGCGACGCCGACAGGAGGCAGAGGCAGAGGCAGAAGCAGAAGCAGCGCGAGATGCCGGCGGCATCGGCGTCGAATGGGGCTGCGGACCGCGAGCACGGGTGCATGCCCGGCTGCGTGCCGGTGCGCGCCAAGCGGACGGCCACGGTTACGACCGTCACGACCACGTCGTCGAGGACGTCGCGCCACAACTTCGTCAGGTCGGCCGCGTCGGGGCTCTTCCCCGGGGCGCCGGTGTTCACCAACCACGAGTCCCTCCCGCCGCTCCCCGAGGCCTACTCGGAGTTCGCCTCCGCGTTCCCGCAGTACGGCGGGCTTGCCGGCTCGGCGGACGCGATCAGGGACGGGGAGTACCGGCACCTCGACCGCCACGTCTGCCTGGACTACAACGGGATGAACCTCTTCTCCCACGCGCAGATGAACTCGTCGCTGCCGTCCACGTCAGCTCCGGCGGAGCCGTCGGCGTGGCAGCCGCCCTTCTTCGACATCGCGTACAGGTCCGCGAGCCTGCGGTCGCAGGTGCAGCAATGTGGGGACGGCACGGCCGCGCAATCCGCGGCGGGAGGCATCAGCGGCGCCGTCACGAGGCGCATCATGGCGTCCCTTAAGATCCCCGAGGACGAGTACACCATGGTGTGCACGGCGAACCGGACCACGGCCTTCCGGCTGCTGGCGGAGTCCTACTCCTTCACTCCCGGCGGCGGCAGGAAGAAGCTGCTCTCCGTGTACGACTACGAGAGCGAGGCGGTGGGTGCCATGGCTCAGTGCGCGCGCAGCCGCGGCGCGGAGGTCATGAACGCGAGCTTCGCGTGGCCGAGCATGCGCGTCCACGCCGCAGACCTCCGCAAAAAGCTGCTccgtgggcggcggcggcagcgcggccgCGGGCTCTTCGTGTTTCCGCTGGTGTCCCGGATGACCGGCGCGAGGTACCCGTACCTCTGGATGAGCGCCGCGGCGGAGCAGGGCTGGCACGTGGCGCTGGACGCGTGCGCGCTCGGCGCCAAGGACCTCGACACCCTCGGCCTCTCCCTCCTCCGCCCGGACTTCATCGTCTGCAACTTCTTCAAGGTGTTCGGCGAGAACCCCTCGGGCTTCGCCGGGCTGTTCGTCAAGAAGGCCAGCCTCGGCGCGCTCGAGCGCTCCGCGGTCGCGCGCAGCATCGGCATCGTCAACATCGTTCCGGCGCGGCGGTGGTCGCTTCGCGACGACTATTCCACCGACCTGGAGCACTCGCTCACCTTCCCCAAAGCGGGCGACCCGCCAACGGCGGACGATGTCGATACCACCTGCTCATTTTCCGGCCCGCTCAGCGCCACCGCCACCGGTCGCAGGACAGACGAGGCCGAGAACGGCGACACGCCGGAAATTTGCGAGGTCGACCGTAGGCCATCCGAAGCCGAAGAAGACAGTCGGCCATGGCCGCCGCCGGGAGCAGCCGAAGCAGAGGAGGAGCGCATGCTGGAGGTGGAGTGCAGGGGGCTGGACCACGCGGACGCCCTGGGCCTCATCGCCATCGGCAACCGGCTGCGGTGCATCAGCAACTGGCTGGTGGTGGCGATGCAGAAGCTGCGGCACCCGCACCCGGAGCACGGCGGCGGGAAGCAGCTGGTGCGGGTGTACGGGCCGCGCGTCAAGTTCGAGCGGGGGCCCTCGCTGGCGTTCAACGTGTACGACTGGAAGGGGGAGAAGGTGGCGCCGGCGCTGGTGCAGAAGCTTGCCGACCGGCAGGCCATCTCCCTCACCTGCGGCTTCCTGCGCAACATCTGGTTCGCCGATAAGTACGAGGCCGACAGGAGCGCCGTTCTTGAGCAGgcaagcgacggcggcggcgaggtggggaTCCACGTGGTGAATGCGTCGCTGGGGTTCTTGAGCAACTTCGAGGACGCGTACAAGCTGTGGGCGTTCGTGGCCAAGTTCTTGGACGCCGACTtcgtggagaaggagaggtggAGGTACACGGCGCTCAACCAGAAGACCGTCGAAGTGTAG